The DNA sequence AGTAAATCTGCTTATGCTTTATTTAAACTGTCACAAGTAGTCAACTCGGAAACCCTTCTGATTGCATACCATGGGCTTGTAGGTTCGATATTAAGATATGCAATAATTTTCTGGGGTAACTCAAcggacaaaaatataatatttaaatctcaAAAGAGATGTCTCAGATCAATGTTTAATTTGAAAACAGTTGACAGCTGTGCaccaatatttaaaaagtacaaAATTTTAACTGTACCATCACTCTACATAATGGAAGTTGCAATGTTTGTTAAAACGAATCCCCATCTATTCCAAAGAGCTGTAGATATGAGCTCACGTAGGCAACGTGATGAGACTAGACTCGGTGCGACTCAAGCAAAGACTGCTCTTAAGCATAAAAGCTTGTTCTGTATGGGACCAAAAATCTTTAACCACATCCCAAAGGACAttaagcaattaaatataaatttattcaaaGTCAGATTGAATAAGCTTCTTGCggaaaaatgttattattctataaatgattttttaattgaTCGCTGTTTCTAATGTTGGACATGTGCATTatctttaaattatttctataAATACTAAATTGCCTATGTATCTTTACACAACTTTTATATTGCTTGACATTGTACTTAGACtttgaattttaattatatggacatatttttatagcaaTTTTTGGATGCCTCGTTcacaatgtaattttatttttatttaatgttatttttattagtaaattgtttttttttgtttaaacttTGCATGTAATTTTAGCATGTTATTAttagaaaacatataaatatttgtacgcCTAAGGGTAAGACATGACGATCGATGCATTTTGTGTACTTACAACTATGAAATACTCATGTTCTGACAAATAAAtgatctttatctttatctttatcttcttTATCTTACTGTTATTGGGAAAGTgatatactaagccaaaagggggcgactcagggggtcatacCATACTGTACTatgccctttttgcaacagcctgtaggctagataataaatttatgaagTACGAACAAAAGTTCGAATCGAAGATAatatgctaaatctagatatgcggTTTTCTTTACGATGCTTTCCTTCAGCGTAAGAGCGATGTTATTGTTTTCAATAGTTGTCATTGGTACTGGCATGAGATGCGGGCGCTACTACCACATTTTACTCACAATCATTGTATTCCAGGTTAGAAGAGGAGCGCCGCAAGCGTTCTGGTTACGAAGGATCAGCGTACCGCAAGGCGCCGGAGCCGCCCGAGCCCGCCTACGAGCGCGACCCCCGCCACAAgaggccgccgccgccgccaatGGTGTGTACTATTGTGACATATATACTATGACCCGTCGTTCTAATATATATCGTGgtataaattcataataagGGCATCTTAGACTACTTATCATAGGCGTTCTTCATCCAGCAACTACTTCAGTGTTGATCCAGCGGGCTGGAGTACGACCCAAGCTCCTTGAATAGGAAAGATGCCTTAATGATatcttattgtaattaattggTCAGCCCAGAATAGACCTTTTTATTCACCTGACCTGATTGAATAACTAAATGATGGTCTATACTCTTGGCGGATGGGGCTTTATTTACCAAAATGACCTCGCTACATCAGACCTTACACCAACATTCCAGCAGCATTCTGTGTTGCCACACCACAAAACTAACAAATGCAATAACATTGCAGTCATCAAGCCGTCAGTTcgaggcgccgccgccaccgcgctTCGAGCTGCCCGCGCCGGCGTACGAGCGGGACAAGCGCGACCGCGAGCGCGCCGACTACAAGCGGGACTACCCGCGACACGTGTCCTGTGAGTACattatatacattatacaagACAGTTCGAGCTGCCCGCGCCGGCGTACGAGCGGGACAAGCGCGACCGCGAGCGCGCCGACTACAAGCGGGACTACCCGCGACACGTGTCCTGTGAGTACATTATATACATTCATTATATAAGAGCATTCTTCCAACGTTGGAAATAGAACCTTGAGTCACTTGAGTAATAACATTTAATTCTGGTACCTGTTTCTTCATATTGCACATGACAAGGAATTTGGACCTTAGTGAAAAGCCAGATAGTCTAGTGCATGTTTTAGAAACGGAATAAGCGTTTTCACGCATTTAAAGTGTGGCCTCAACCTGAAACTTTTAATTGAACTAACCTTGCAAAACCGgctttacaatatttttcgCAAGTTTCATTTGCTTTTTCCTATACATACTACAGACTAAGAAATCCCatataatcctaactaatattataaatgcgaaagtaactgtgtctgtctgttactctttgaagccaaaactactgaacggatttgaatgaaatttggtatacatatggtctagaccctgagaaagaacataggctacttttttcccggaattcccacgggaaaactttttaaggtgaagcgaaactcgcgggaacagctatattaaataaaactcacACTCAAACCACCCTTCTCCCAACAGCAAACACGCTAAAATACCCGGCCAACGGCGCAGACGACACTCGGCAGCCGCAGCCGCCGGGAGCTCGTAAGGACGCGGCTCGCTACTCCCCCCGCGAGCGCGCCTACCGCCCCTCGCCGCCCGCCAAGCCCGAGCCGCGCAGCTGGCCCGCCGCCACCCGGTACCCAGACACCGCGCCCGCTAACAAAGGTAAGATAAGTGGTGCTAAATATAGGGCATTCTGAAAGAGCCGACAGACTGTGATGCGTTTTTCTACTCGATTCTACAGGATCTTTATAAAGCTACATAAATGGTGCTAAATATAGGGCGCTCTTAAAGAGCCAACAGAGTGTGATCCAGTTAAAAAGGCGTTTTTCTACTCGATTCTACAGGATCTTTATAAAGCTACATAAATGGTGCTAAATATAGGGCGCTCTTAAAGAGCCAACAGAGTGTGATCCAGTTAAAAAGGCGTTTTTCTACTCGATTCTACAGGATCTTTATAAAGCTACATAAATGGTGCTAAATATAGGGCTCTCCTAAAGACCCGAGAGAGTAGGATCTAGAAAACTACAGCGTTGTTACTACGTTTGGGAGTAATAATAAACGAAAGAACGTCGAAGCTCTAGCTCCACAATAGCACCGGCATGCAGCCGCTAGGTGTAGCAAGGAGGCGGCGCTACTCCCCCCGCGAGCgcgcccccccccccccctcgcCGCCCGCCAAGCCCGAGCCGCGCAGCtggcccgccgccgcccggtaTGTCGACACCGCGCCCGCTAACAAAGGTAAGGGTATCGTAAATGGTGCTCTATATAAGGCTTTCTGAAAGAGCCGACATACTGTAACATAGAAAGATCGGCGTTTTTCTACTCGATTCTGTAGGGTCTTTATAAAACTGCAGTGCTACCTTCTTCCTACTATGGAAGTATTAAAAAACGGAAAAACGTGGAAGCTCTAAAGAGCGCTAGGAGCCGACAGACTGTGATCCAGAAGAAAACGCCGTTTTTCTACTCGATTCTATGGGATCTTTATAAAGCTACATAAATGATGCTAAATATAGGGCGCTCCCAAAGAGCCAACAGAGTGTGATCCAGAAAAAAAGGCGTTTTTCTACTCGATTCAATTGTATCTAGAAAATTACAGCGCTACATTGTTCCAAAAGAATGTCGAAGCTCTAGCTTCACAATGGCACCGGCATGCAGCCGCTAGGTGTAGCAAGGAGGCGGCGCTACTCCCCCCGCGAGCGCGCCTACAGTATGCCAACATAATGCGCCATTTCAAGGAGAGAAGTGTTCAAGAACTGGTCATTGAGAGACTGCAAGCCGCCAAGGAAACCTATATAAGGTTAAGTGctaatttcaccattctcggttagagcataaccagggagtagtggtttacttttgacacatctgtcatgaattttatatattgAGATgacgagaatggagaaattggcactaaaccggcccccgtattatgtaactccgaggggttggttggtataaaatggctgacaacttagagcattattaattaataactttttactgacttatctgatttcacaaacgtttatgttggtaggcttcttgcatatttttttcactaagatttttggtgttttcggttaataagtctctaagttgataccaattatcaccggttactaactctcaaaaagttacaaaatacgggggcgGGACAGTAAGGTTCacactatattattatccaCTGTGTCTTGCGTCTACGTTTCCCTTACTACCCTACGGCCGCGACCTAAAACTTACACGTGTACATTTAATTAACCTACCATCTCTCTTCCAGGCAGCAGCGGAACAAGCGAAGcgtgggcgggcggcgccagCGAGTCCCGCTACGgcagcagcggcggcggcggcggcgggtcgTACGAGACGCGGTACCCGCCCGCCtaccagccgccgccgcccggcgcCGCCTACCCGGACAGATATGCGCCGGCAAGGGAGTACCGCAAGTACTGATGTGAGTCGGGTTCTTATGGTTAACTTTATTGCTTTTGGACCTTCAGTCTATAAGGTCACACAGCTCACATCAACTCGGAAAGGGATAGTAACCATAGCAACTCAAGGCGTTCAGTATGTAAAACTCCCTACTGGAACACACACTACTGGGAATCGTAACGTAATCGCCTTGCATCGCGTCAAGCTCGGGTGAAAGGCGATCCGTTTACGTTACGTTTATGTATGCTGTGTGACCTTCATACGTCGATAACACCTTAGCTGTCTACATAGTGGTCCAGTGCTGGGCACCTTCTGTCCTTGGCCTTCCCCCATCCAACCTCTATCGAAACTCTGACTACGATCGTCGGTGTCACGCTGCGCTTGCCGGTTTATGGTCTCCACTCAAGTATCTCCTATTGCACTCGAAATCTACATAGTTGttaatgttaattaattactttcgcCATTAACATAACTTTTTGTTGCAGGCCCGACCACAGCACGAGGAAAGATTAACTGTTCGAGAATTAggataatataatacataaggtacttattacctactaaaatCAGATACCATATCTTAACTGGATGCCCAACTTGACCAATTTGTATTTAGTCTTCTGGGTAGTTTTCTTTATTAGATTTTTTGCTGCAATATTGTAATGATTTGGTGTTATAATTTACATGTTAGGTTAAAACCATTCCTTCTGTTGTAAGTAAATGGCAAGACTACGAATATTGTATAAGTTTATGAAGTTAACATTtatgataatgttttaattttaaatgtgtgaattacattatgtatgtttaGGGCACGCTTTGTgtaaaatattaggtacaattaaatttaaggAATGGATACCAATAATAAAGCATTACATTCTTAACTTGTTGTTTTTCTTTCCTAAGCTTGTTAGTAAAACGTATAAAAGAAAGGGCTAACGTAAAGAAATAGACAATGTACGTACACATAAAGATTTATTAGATTTCATTGTGTAACCACAGTTAGtcattattatagttaaaaaataaacatcgTTTTACGATGAAGATCGTTTGCATTATCAACTATCACTGACTATTTGTGATGGCATAATATTTTCGGCCAAACCCAGATTTACTACCCATCACTACTGGTATTAGAGGTGACTCATGTTAGTCATTTACAGTCGTGGCACGATTTAATTAGAGCCACGAATGAAATTAGcgcaaataaatattcaacacTTTGAGAAACTAGGGTAAACATCTGGGAAAAACCTATATTATtccttatattattattagctaAAACTACCTAACTTAAACCTAAACAAATGAAGTATTGTTGACTCAACGGTCCATTTTGGGCAATATTTCCAATGGACATTGCATAATGTCTAACTTTATAGATTTACATGTATCCAAGTAATGTGATCACagctcgaaaaaaaaaattggcttTTATAGGAATTCATGAGATTGAAAAATTTAGGTGGGGATTTGAGTCAGCATAAATATACTCTATTTCATGTTTCTCGTAACAAAACTTATTTTACATAGGATAAAAGAACAAACAAAACGTAAGTACACACCATCACCAATTATTGCTCGTATTACAACTTAGCACACAGTAGCATGATTTATTGTGCATTGAACATTATCTACGAACAAACTAGAGTGTGTTGGCACCAAGTGTTCGTCAGCCGGTGCATACGGCGTGTAAGGAAAGCTGAAGCTTTCCACATTTTGTTCGAGTGGCTCACTGATGTCTATGTCTAGTGCCTTGAGGGCTATAGCGGCTTCTTCCTTGCCCTTGAGTGCGGCGAGTCTGAGCAGCCTCGTGGCGGTGTCCATGTCGCGAGCCAGCCCGCCGCGGCCCTGCCCGTAGTAGATGCCCAGGTTGTACATGGCGCCCGGGTGCTCCTGAGATGCGGCGGAACGGTAGAAGTCCATCGCCTGGagaaaaatattgatttttgtGAAATAGAATTCTTATTTTTTCGAGTGGCCAGGCTGAGACTAAAAGACAGCATGACATTTGAAAGCTACCCAAAGCTATTTGCATTGATTTGCTTGTTAgcaaatttattattgttgatGAATTTTAGAgcattttaacttttattacaTAAGCATGTGAATGATATTTAACTTTTACTGCATGAGCAAAAATTTGCATGTTAATTATTACGGGGGATAGTTACCACTTTTTCATTGACTTCTACACCGAGTCCCAGCTCATAGCACAGTCCCAGGTTATACAGGGCGGGTGCATGGTTCCTGGTTGCAGCTGACCTGTGAAATAACGTAATAgcattaaaaaaacagtatGACCAAAAAATACAGTATGACTGCTTTTGTAGTTTAGCTCATAACAGTCAATATGACTGACATGATAGTATGACTCAATAAAGTGTACTTATCTGATTTATCTGtttgatttataatttataaatacaccTAGCTTGTTTTGATGATATTATCTTATCTAATAGGTTCTAATAGTGAGAATTTGGGAGATTGTGTAATATTTACACATGTGAAAGTTTGTTTGGATGTgtgttttattgtataatatgtactcTTTCACACATGAAATCTGGTATTCAGGAAGCTGACATACTGACAACCTGGATATTTTTCaccaggaaaactttttaaggtatAGTAAAGCTCACaggcaacagctagtacaaGATAATCTATTATAGACtgtggtataataatatgtattgaCCTTAACAAGTTCAGCCCATCCTGATGCTGTCCATTCTCAATGGCGGCCAGGCCAAGTTTGTTCTCAATAGAGTTCAGAACTTCTCCCAGATCATTGTCAGAATGTTCCGGAGCAGACGACCCGGAGCTCGTGCTTGGTGGAGCTGATGCAGCCTCATTACCTCCAGTCTTACTATCACCATTAGATATCAAATGCACAGTAGGAATGAAAGTGCCTATGATCTTCTCAACATTGGGTGCTGCTTTCAAAAATGGTGCATTTTCATTCACATTTTGCACAAATGGCTGCAGTGATTTCAGAAGATGTTGAATGGAGCATTGGGCCTCTTTCTTGTCATGTCTGCATCTGTATTTGTGTTTCAAGTGGATGAACTGGGTCGCGTACCACCCAAGGACAACTGCACTGCTCTGAAATTATAATTGAAACATGTAAACATTGTACTGATTAATAAAGACATGTCTATAGCTAGTCTATAAATAATTTGGCAGTATCTCACCCAGGTGATGGCATTGAGCCAAGAAGAATTCAACTGTTCGAAGTTCCATCGACTGCTATTGGTGTTGTTGTCGTTTTTGTACGAAGGATCGCAACATCTTCCCAAAATGTACCATCGGCAGGGCGGAGATGACTTCTTCTTGCCATCGTCAGTGACATTATTGGGTGCGTTGGTCAGCCCGGTGGTGCTGCGTTTGTCGAAGTAATTAGCACTCCTTTCGAAAGTATCGCGGACACGACGAGACACATACTTCCACAtgttggtatttattttaagattaaTTAACATGCACAACCTTCCTTCAAATGGAACCCATAGCAACGAGAGAGCTTTTTTAATATTCGCATTTACACAGGGTATAAGATGAAggaattaatgaaaaaacaACTAAATTATTAGTAATTTTGAGAAAAACAATGCCCCAATTCGCGATGGGCAAATTTGACAATTAAAATCTCACTTATGTCAGTGTTACAGTGTTATGTCAATTGGCTGTCACAACtgtcattatttattagtagTATGCGTAGGAAAAATTGGGTGAAACACTATGGTTACACTGACAGTATGGTCTGTGACTCTGTGTTGTTTATTTGCGTTTGCCGGTATTGTTTATAAACATAACCTCTACAATTCATTATTTTCCAAATAAATTTGAGTTCTCGCTTTGTATTTTCACCATTAATTATTCTACAACTGCCTACTTTGCCCTTCTGAAATAAGTTACCTAGTTCGAATGTGCGGCCGAACTGTGTTGTAAGCATAGTAAAATACATCAGCTATCCtattataattactataaCTTTCGGACGGAATAACAAGCATTACTTTTCAGATCTCTGAATAAAAATGATTTACGTCATGCTTGCAGTTATAAGCCTAAAGGTTGTAAATCGTACAAAAAGCCAGACTGGTCTGATGAACACAATGATGGTAAAACTTACTCACCATCACATAACATTGCTCCAACTGATGTAACCCAAGTCTTGGTCTCATCCAGTCAGTTTAGATCTGATTCCGAAAACGAAAGAATCTTGAAGCCCATGATGTGGGGCATCATCCCACCATGGCATACAGTAAGTATTtcacatgtttttttttctataacagctaaaaaatactaaatgcaaaaataatattctctACAGGGAGATTATAAGAAACACAACTTGAGCACTAATAACTGTCGCTTGGAGAACATAAAGTCT is a window from the Plutella xylostella chromosome 7, ilPluXylo3.1, whole genome shotgun sequence genome containing:
- the LOC105390559 gene encoding uncharacterized protein LOC105390559 translates to MLINLKINTNMWKYVSRRVRDTFERSANYFDKRSTTGLTNAPNNVTDDGKKKSSPPCRWYILGRCCDPSYKNDNNTNSSRWNFEQLNSSWLNAITWSSAVVLGWYATQFIHLKHKYRCRHDKKEAQCSIQHLLKSLQPFVQNVNENAPFLKAAPNVEKIIGTFIPTVHLISNGDSKTGGNEAASAPPSTSSGSSAPEHSDNDLGEVLNSIENKLGLAAIENGQHQDGLNLLRSAATRNHAPALYNLGLCYELGLGVEVNEKVAMDFYRSAASQEHPGAMYNLGIYYGQGRGGLARDMDTATRLLRLAALKGKEEAAIALKALDIDISEPLEQNVESFSFPYTPYAPADEHLVPTHSSLFVDNVQCTINHATVC